A stretch of the Fusobacterium varium genome encodes the following:
- a CDS encoding putative glycosyltransferase, with translation MEQEKSTTLKLIYIILLGVIFLLCRYFFIFEIGIPIYSLGVFTFVILGLYITDNMEFKRYYYSNKRFVIILILNFIAFFIWFIDIWDFSIIPFMLIFTASQILISTIISIITFEIKKVTTYGNGEMKKRIIESLSKFSEYEYIDECKREESLTEFIEKNGISILILTKLKLSKEEIKEVLNLKLSGIEVKSYSDYMLENEEKIDVEFIDEEWLLQAYGFKILHSQIQNRVKKIFDLGMAVAIGLVTLPIMAIAAVIVRLESPGPIIYSQDRVGENGKEFKVHKFRSMRNDAEKDGAKWAQQNDPRVTKFGNIMRKTRIDELPQLLNVIKGEMSFIGPRPERMVFIKELEKQIPYYNLRHMVKPGLTGWAQVMYPYGASVEDARRKLEYDLYYIKHHSLYLDIVIMILTLKTVIFGKGR, from the coding sequence ATGGAACAAGAAAAAAGTACAACATTAAAATTGATATATATAATATTATTAGGTGTGATATTCTTATTATGTAGATATTTCTTTATTTTTGAAATAGGGATACCCATCTATTCTCTGGGAGTATTTACATTTGTTATTTTAGGTTTGTATATAACAGATAATATGGAGTTTAAGAGATATTATTATAGTAATAAAAGATTTGTAATAATACTTATATTGAATTTCATAGCATTTTTCATATGGTTTATTGATATTTGGGATTTTTCCATAATACCATTTATGCTTATTTTTACAGCATCTCAAATATTGATAAGTACAATAATAAGTATAATAACTTTTGAAATAAAAAAGGTAACTACATATGGAAATGGAGAGATGAAGAAAAGAATAATAGAAAGTCTTTCCAAATTTTCAGAATATGAGTATATAGATGAATGTAAAAGGGAAGAATCACTTACAGAATTTATAGAAAAAAATGGAATATCTATTTTAATACTTACTAAATTGAAACTTTCAAAAGAAGAAATAAAAGAAGTATTGAATTTAAAACTTTCAGGAATAGAAGTAAAAAGTTACTCAGATTATATGCTTGAAAATGAAGAAAAGATAGATGTAGAATTTATTGATGAAGAATGGCTGCTTCAAGCTTATGGATTTAAAATTCTTCACAGTCAGATACAAAATAGAGTAAAGAAAATATTTGATTTAGGAATGGCAGTCGCAATAGGGTTAGTAACTCTTCCAATAATGGCAATAGCTGCTGTAATAGTGAGATTGGAAAGTCCAGGACCTATAATTTACAGTCAGGATAGAGTTGGAGAGAATGGAAAAGAGTTTAAAGTACATAAATTCAGAAGTATGAGAAATGATGCTGAAAAAGATGGAGCAAAATGGGCACAGCAAAATGACCCAAGAGTTACAAAATTTGGAAATATAATGAGAAAAACAAGAATAGATGAACTTCCTCAGCTTCTTAATGTTATAAAAGGAGAAATGAGTTTTATTGGACCTAGGCCAGAAAGAATGGTTTTTATCAAGGAACTTGAAAAGCAGATACCATATTATAATTTAAGACATATGGTAAAACCAGGATTAACAGGATGGGCACAGGTAATGTATCCATATGGTGCAAGTGTAGAGGATGCCAGAAGAAAACTTGAGTATGATCTTTACTATATAAAGCATCATAGTCTTTATTTGGATATAGTAATTATGATTCTTACATTAAAAACAGTAATTTTTGGAAAAGGAAGATAG
- a CDS encoding putative metallophosphoesterase, producing MNYFFLVFSTFFFLLNFFVIRNTLKYVVSNDKKILFLIIFLSLVLLFYLYRFFGIYFSYSLNKVVSYIIYYYLAFLIYASLLFIFASIATMAFRYKLNVNLYKIFLIFVPIILLIGTFYKHHTIIKKYDIKLNKDYNLEPLNIVLVSDIHLGYINGNSSFIKMKNIINSLNPDIVLIAGDLIDMNLEPVLEKNMLEELKGIETKYGIYFALGNHDIYEKKAALLTETLKAKGVTVLRDEKILIDNKLYIAGRDNFSKKPLIDIIGDRSNKPVILIQHTPDTIEETVKNKIDLQVSGHTHKGQFFPGRLFTKRIFLIDYGHKKISDSNILVSSGYGTWGPPIRIGSSSEICLIKFYN from the coding sequence ATGAATTATTTTTTTCTAGTATTTTCAACTTTTTTCTTTTTATTAAACTTTTTTGTTATAAGAAATACTTTAAAATATGTTGTTTCAAATGATAAAAAAATTCTTTTTCTTATTATTTTTTTATCATTGGTACTTCTCTTTTATTTGTATAGGTTTTTTGGTATTTATTTTTCTTACTCATTAAATAAGGTTGTATCTTATATTATTTATTATTATCTGGCATTTTTAATCTATGCCTCACTCTTATTTATTTTTGCTTCTATAGCTACTATGGCTTTTAGATATAAATTAAATGTAAATCTTTACAAAATATTTTTAATATTTGTTCCTATAATTTTATTAATCGGAACTTTCTATAAACATCATACAATAATAAAAAAATATGATATTAAATTAAATAAAGATTATAATCTTGAACCTCTTAATATTGTTTTAGTATCTGATATTCATCTTGGCTATATAAACGGTAATTCCTCTTTTATAAAAATGAAAAATATTATAAATTCTTTAAATCCTGATATCGTTCTTATAGCTGGTGATCTTATAGATATGAATTTAGAACCAGTTTTAGAAAAAAATATGCTTGAGGAATTAAAAGGTATAGAAACTAAATATGGAATCTATTTTGCTTTAGGCAATCATGATATTTATGAAAAAAAAGCTGCTCTCCTCACTGAAACATTAAAAGCAAAAGGTGTTACTGTTCTTAGAGATGAAAAAATACTTATTGATAATAAACTATATATAGCTGGAAGAGATAATTTTTCAAAAAAACCTCTCATAGACATTATAGGTGACCGTTCAAATAAACCAGTTATTTTAATACAGCACACTCCTGATACAATTGAAGAAACTGTGAAAAACAAAATAGATTTACAAGTTTCTGGTCATACCCATAAAGGGCAGTTTTTTCCTGGAAGACTTTTTACAAAACGAATTTTTTTAATAGACTATGGACATAAAAAAATTTCTGACAGTAATATTTTAGTTTCATCAGGTTATGGGACTTGGGGACCACCTATAAGAATAGGAAGTTCTTCTGAAATATGCCTTATTAAATTTTATAACTAA
- a CDS encoding putative glycosyltransferase — translation MITVFTPSYNRKNTLLRLYESLKRQTVKEFQWIVVDDGSSDGTKELIAEFIREKVIEITYEFQKNSGKMRAVNRGVQLAQGEYFFIVDSDDYIADNCIELITKEAKNLPENLGGMIFRKIDITSGKITGKPYPEYRIDSSPIEMVYKLGIVGDKAEVFKTNILQKNPFKEFEGEKFIPEASVWVKIGEEYKMRYIDEGIYFFEYLEDGYTKNFNTLIKKNPNGFEFYYREMLRYNLPLSNKIKFLIRLIQSKYYKFTGGNK, via the coding sequence ATGATTACAGTTTTTACACCTTCATATAACAGAAAAAATACACTTTTAAGACTTTATGAAAGCCTTAAAAGACAAACTGTAAAAGAATTTCAATGGATAGTTGTAGATGATGGGTCTAGTGATGGAACAAAAGAACTTATAGCAGAATTTATAAGAGAGAAAGTTATAGAGATTACCTATGAATTTCAAAAGAACAGTGGAAAAATGAGAGCTGTCAATCGTGGGGTACAATTAGCACAAGGGGAGTATTTTTTTATAGTTGATAGTGATGATTATATAGCAGATAATTGTATAGAGCTTATAACAAAAGAAGCTAAAAATCTTCCTGAAAATTTAGGTGGTATGATTTTTAGAAAAATAGATATAACAAGTGGAAAAATAACAGGAAAACCATATCCAGAATACAGAATAGATTCATCACCAATAGAAATGGTATATAAATTGGGAATAGTTGGAGATAAAGCTGAAGTGTTTAAAACTAATATTCTTCAAAAGAATCCTTTTAAGGAATTTGAAGGAGAAAAATTTATTCCAGAAGCTAGTGTGTGGGTTAAAATAGGTGAAGAATATAAAATGAGGTATATAGATGAAGGAATATATTTTTTTGAGTATTTAGAGGATGGATATACTAAAAATTTCAATACTCTTATAAAAAAGAATCCAAATGGATTTGAATTTTATTATAGAGAGATGTTGAGGTATAATCTTCCTTTATCCAATAAAATAAAATTTTTAATAAGACTTATCCAAAGCAAGTACTATAAATTTACAGGAGGAAATAAATGA
- a CDS encoding putative transcriptional regulator, which produces MAKNTNNVDISYYIQLYEILKTEIIKKNAPNSKFYSIRQIGIKYNTNINTVLKVFKMLERDGYIFSEKGKGFFIKEHSNLSISEELVPIMESFHFGQTNTEGINFSNGSPPNDYFPDKIYQKLIDKALKNYGSSLLGYQDVQGLESLRSLLADHLEEKDIFVSKDNIMITSGTQQSLVILLKTFSGSSLKTVAISSPTYPNALNLLKDMCNIKTFDLKNDGWNLIEFEKILKKERIHFVYIMTNFQNPTGISWSEEKKKKLLKLAHEYNFYIIEDDCFSEFYYTKRVEPLKVLDQTGNEKVIYIKTYSKLLMPAIGLAYMILPPAIMQKAILTKYSLDHSTSGLNQKVLEYFIADKYLDNHVKNLKKIFKAKHHKVLELLSEVPHITILNKSKGGFFIWLQLADYINEEKFYHKCKLRGVSILPGNIFYHDKRSSGKIRLSFISPSLEELKEGVKIMKDILIHCDF; this is translated from the coding sequence ATGGCTAAAAATACTAATAATGTTGATATCAGTTATTATATACAATTATATGAAATTCTTAAAACAGAAATAATAAAGAAAAATGCTCCCAATTCTAAATTTTATTCTATCAGACAAATTGGAATAAAATATAATACAAATATTAATACAGTTTTAAAAGTATTTAAAATGTTGGAAAGAGATGGATATATTTTTTCTGAAAAGGGAAAAGGATTTTTTATAAAGGAACATTCAAATCTTTCTATCAGCGAGGAATTAGTTCCTATAATGGAAAGCTTTCATTTTGGTCAAACCAATACAGAAGGAATAAATTTTTCTAATGGAAGTCCTCCAAATGATTATTTTCCAGATAAAATATATCAAAAATTAATAGATAAAGCTTTGAAAAATTATGGTTCATCTCTGCTAGGATATCAAGATGTACAAGGCTTGGAAAGTCTTCGCAGCCTTTTAGCTGATCATTTGGAAGAAAAAGATATTTTTGTTAGTAAAGATAATATAATGATTACATCAGGAACTCAGCAATCTTTGGTTATCCTACTAAAGACTTTTAGTGGTTCCTCTTTAAAAACTGTTGCTATTTCCAGCCCTACGTATCCTAATGCCTTAAATTTATTAAAAGATATGTGTAATATAAAAACTTTTGATTTAAAAAATGATGGTTGGAATCTAATAGAATTTGAAAAAATTTTAAAAAAAGAGAGGATTCATTTTGTATACATAATGACTAATTTTCAGAATCCTACTGGTATAAGCTGGTCAGAAGAAAAAAAGAAAAAACTTTTAAAACTTGCTCATGAATACAATTTTTATATTATTGAAGATGATTGTTTTTCTGAGTTTTATTACACAAAAAGGGTAGAGCCTTTAAAAGTATTAGATCAGACTGGCAATGAAAAAGTTATTTATATTAAAACTTATTCAAAACTTCTTATGCCTGCTATTGGTCTTGCATATATGATCCTGCCTCCTGCTATTATGCAGAAAGCCATTTTAACCAAATATAGTTTAGATCATAGTACTTCTGGACTCAATCAAAAAGTATTAGAATATTTTATAGCTGATAAATACCTTGATAATCATGTAAAAAATTTAAAAAAAATATTTAAGGCTAAACATCATAAAGTACTTGAGTTATTATCTGAGGTTCCTCATATAACAATATTAAATAAATCTAAAGGTGGATTTTTTATATGGCTGCAATTAGCTGATTACATAAATGAAGAAAAATTTTATCACAAATGTAAATTAAGAGGTGTCTCTATTCTTCCAGGAAATATTTTTTATCATGATAAACGTTCTTCTGGCAAAATAAGATTAAGTTTTATTTCACCTTCTTTAGAAGAACTAAAAGAAGGTGTGAAAATTATGAAAGATATTTTAATTCATTGTGATTTTTAA
- a CDS encoding putative RNA polymerase sigma-H factor — protein MINSQTIKNAKAGNESAIQEIFSSFKSILQLKTKNYFFYGGDKEDVLQEAMIGLLKAINAYDETKNASFTTFAILCIKRQIITAIKSSNSGKNKILNMAMYSPETEDNSNIAYETKSFNFYNPEEIYLSKERFRLLNQYLKNNLSKMENEIFEYMLSEMTYTEIAKKTGRDPKSVDNSIQRIKKKLNGFLKEYDRIQ, from the coding sequence ATGATAAATTCACAAACAATAAAAAATGCCAAAGCTGGTAACGAAAGTGCTATACAGGAAATATTTTCTTCTTTTAAGAGCATTCTTCAACTAAAAACAAAAAATTACTTTTTCTATGGTGGAGATAAAGAAGATGTTCTTCAGGAAGCAATGATAGGTCTTTTAAAAGCAATAAATGCATATGATGAAACTAAAAATGCATCTTTTACTACTTTTGCTATTTTATGTATAAAACGTCAAATAATAACAGCTATTAAAAGTTCTAATTCTGGTAAAAACAAAATATTAAATATGGCTATGTATAGCCCTGAAACTGAAGATAACTCAAATATAGCTTATGAAACTAAATCTTTTAATTTCTACAATCCAGAAGAAATTTATCTGAGTAAAGAAAGATTCAGGCTTTTAAACCAATATCTTAAAAATAACCTGAGTAAAATGGAAAACGAAATATTTGAATATATGCTCTCTGAAATGACTTATACTGAAATAGCTAAAAAAACTGGAAGAGATCCAAAATCAGTAGACAACAGCATACAACGTATTAAGAAAAAACTTAATGGTTTCTTAAAAGAATACGACCGTATCCAATAA
- a CDS encoding putative glycosyltransferase, with product MKILHIITSLELGGAEKLLTELLPAQKKYGYAVELMILSDINAVFKKDLEEKGIKIYVSKYNSKKSPLNIFEINGKVKTGNYDIVHVHLVHAQYWTRMAKLLDNNKNRRYLTTEHSTSNRRRNNKLLGVMDKFIFNGYDEIVSISNATEKSLYSWVGGKKEKYAVIPNGVDLSIFENSFSIPRDEIGTEMEDIILMMVSRFHESKNHKGVIEALEYLPEKYKIVFVGDGILEEDAKNYAKEKKLESRVRFLGKRRDIPNLLKTADIIIQFSFFEGFGITAVEGMASGKPVIASDVPGLANVVSGGGIICPNDSKKLAEVILSLEDRKLYNHTAEMCLKKSKEYSIENSAGEYIKLYREILER from the coding sequence ATGAAAATACTTCATATAATAACTTCTTTGGAATTGGGAGGAGCTGAAAAACTTCTTACAGAATTACTTCCAGCACAAAAAAAATATGGATATGCAGTAGAACTTATGATATTGAGTGATATAAATGCAGTATTTAAAAAAGATTTAGAAGAAAAAGGAATAAAAATATATGTATCTAAATATAATTCTAAAAAATCACCATTAAATATTTTTGAAATAAATGGAAAAGTAAAAACAGGAAACTATGATATAGTTCATGTACATCTGGTTCATGCACAATACTGGACTAGAATGGCAAAATTACTTGATAACAATAAGAATAGAAGATATCTGACTACAGAACATAGTACATCAAATAGAAGAAGAAATAATAAACTTTTAGGAGTAATGGATAAGTTTATTTTTAATGGATATGATGAAATAGTAAGCATATCAAATGCTACAGAGAAGAGTTTATATAGCTGGGTAGGTGGAAAAAAAGAAAAATATGCAGTTATTCCTAATGGAGTAGATTTAAGTATATTTGAAAATTCTTTTTCTATTCCAAGAGATGAAATTGGAACAGAGATGGAAGATATAATTTTAATGATGGTTTCAAGATTTCATGAGTCAAAAAATCATAAAGGAGTAATTGAGGCTTTAGAATATCTTCCTGAAAAGTATAAAATAGTATTTGTAGGGGATGGAATATTAGAGGAAGATGCGAAAAATTATGCAAAGGAAAAAAAATTAGAATCAAGAGTAAGATTTCTAGGAAAAAGAAGAGATATTCCTAATCTTTTAAAAACAGCTGATATAATTATACAGTTTTCATTTTTTGAAGGGTTTGGAATAACTGCTGTAGAAGGAATGGCCTCTGGAAAACCTGTAATAGCAAGTGATGTTCCTGGTTTGGCCAATGTAGTTTCTGGTGGAGGAATTATATGTCCAAATGATTCAAAAAAATTAGCAGAAGTAATATTAAGTTTGGAAGACAGAAAATTATATAATCATACAGCTGAGATGTGCTTGAAAAAAAGTAAAGAGTACAGCATAGAAAATAGTGCAGGAGAGTATATAAAATTATATAGGGAGATTTTAGAGAGATAA
- a CDS encoding putative glycosyltransferase: protein MKILFVANYMWDIYIFRGGLLKALVADGHNVIAAAPDDGRIDMEKVIPGLKSVSITLNKRGINPVEDMKLTYDLYKLYRRENPDIIFHYTIKPNIYGSIAAKIAKKKSVAILTGLGYSFVKGGLISKLAIILYRFSLKFSREIWVLNSDDKETLIKSRIGNREKVFILPGEGTDCERFRPLPMDRKDDRTIFLMVARAFFDKGFKEYEEAARVLRKKYRDKVEFQFLGALGGEAVSGITEEYMKKLQEEKVINYLGTVNYPENVIKEIDCLVLPSYREGISKVLMEGAAMKRPIIATNVTGCKEIVDDGKNGYLVNVKDSIDLAEKMERFILMSKEERKEMGKKGREKILREFDEKIIIDIYRKKISEL from the coding sequence ATGAAAATACTTTTTGTAGCTAACTATATGTGGGACATATATATTTTTAGGGGAGGATTATTAAAAGCATTGGTAGCTGATGGACATAATGTTATAGCAGCAGCTCCTGATGATGGAAGAATAGATATGGAAAAAGTTATACCTGGATTAAAATCTGTATCTATTACTCTTAATAAAAGAGGGATAAATCCTGTGGAAGACATGAAATTGACATATGATTTGTATAAACTATACAGAAGAGAAAATCCAGATATAATATTTCATTATACAATTAAGCCTAATATATATGGAAGTATAGCTGCTAAAATAGCTAAAAAGAAATCAGTAGCAATATTGACAGGGCTAGGGTATTCCTTTGTAAAAGGAGGTCTTATTTCAAAATTAGCAATCATTTTATATAGATTTTCGTTAAAGTTTTCAAGAGAAATATGGGTTTTAAATTCAGATGACAAAGAAACTCTTATTAAAAGCAGAATTGGAAATAGAGAAAAAGTATTTATTTTACCTGGAGAAGGAACAGATTGTGAGAGATTCAGACCATTGCCTATGGATAGAAAAGATGATAGAACTATATTTCTTATGGTGGCTAGAGCTTTTTTTGATAAAGGCTTCAAAGAATATGAGGAAGCTGCAAGAGTATTAAGAAAAAAATATAGAGATAAAGTTGAATTTCAATTTTTGGGAGCATTGGGAGGAGAGGCTGTATCTGGAATAACTGAAGAATATATGAAAAAACTTCAAGAGGAAAAAGTCATAAATTATCTTGGAACAGTTAATTATCCTGAAAATGTGATAAAAGAAATAGATTGTTTGGTTCTTCCATCTTACAGAGAGGGAATATCAAAAGTTTTGATGGAAGGGGCTGCTATGAAGAGGCCGATAATAGCAACTAATGTCACAGGATGCAAAGAAATAGTTGATGATGGAAAAAATGGCTATTTGGTAAATGTGAAAGACAGCATTGATCTTGCTGAAAAAATGGAAAGATTTATTCTAATGTCTAAAGAGGAAAGAAAAGAGATGGGGAAAAAAGGCAGAGAAAAAATACTAAGGGAATTTGATGAAAAAATAATAATAGATATTTATAGAAAGAAAATTTCAGAATTATAA
- a CDS encoding putative arylsulfate sulfotransferase, translating into MLINRKEKLIIGSSVCIIGLGILLYISKEKIMEKLSNSPSLVMTYKESQSKKLKKEIEKKINDKNFNSIMNRLSMEKLEILKESLNFPEVVDALNAKDGSKYTSDKYFSPDITQEDAIKIANISRGFGEIEVLSVEFKNYLEEKYPSFNYNEVNKNENKIPDILKIKDKILKLFPDKEISEIIKTLNGEQLNKLNSIIAGNAEVVSLMEFKEEDINNFKKYEEDFFNSTLILDDMKRVVATSKGIDEMTLVSPKLKEVIDQHLKNIDYKKMSSFGEFYLLDKNSGVELEKQYREKYYTFDSPFIKLNPYGRTPLSAIVKIENEAAGKDITVTIEGKEGSPDYTYKTKVRVNGEILIIGLYPKAVNKISLKMNNGGILKNKNITIETSLIDDSLPAVVIEKKVDGSIEQGMNLVSFNTKDESLPFIFDSNANIRYLLIVSPVIKKSLLDRNERGNWEAIDDNLIFEFDILGKIINIQDNNRIKLDENWKNGVLFRNNQYLPKKNNILIVYGFSDKAYPSGVFSEIGKDSGHELFKARLYYDKNSFEDNSILSGKRIELFQE; encoded by the coding sequence ATGCTGATAAATAGAAAGGAAAAATTAATCATAGGCTCTTCAGTTTGTATCATTGGATTAGGTATACTTTTGTATATTTCCAAAGAGAAAATAATGGAAAAGCTATCAAATAGCCCAAGTCTAGTGATGACATATAAAGAGAGCCAAAGCAAAAAACTAAAAAAAGAAATAGAGAAAAAAATTAATGATAAAAATTTTAATTCAATAATGAATAGATTATCAATGGAAAAGTTAGAGATATTAAAAGAAAGTTTAAATTTTCCTGAAGTAGTAGATGCATTAAATGCAAAAGATGGAAGTAAGTATACTTCAGATAAATATTTTTCTCCAGATATAACTCAAGAGGATGCTATAAAAATTGCTAATATCAGCAGAGGATTTGGGGAAATAGAAGTTCTTTCAGTGGAATTTAAAAATTACCTAGAAGAAAAATATCCTAGCTTTAATTATAATGAAGTAAATAAAAATGAAAATAAAATACCAGATATTTTAAAGATAAAAGATAAAATTTTGAAATTATTTCCAGATAAAGAGATTTCAGAGATTATAAAAACTTTAAATGGAGAGCAGCTGAATAAATTAAACAGTATAATAGCTGGAAATGCAGAAGTAGTTTCTCTCATGGAATTTAAAGAGGAAGATATAAATAATTTTAAAAAATATGAAGAAGACTTTTTTAATTCTACTCTTATATTGGATGATATGAAAAGAGTGGTTGCTACAAGTAAAGGAATTGATGAAATGACCCTTGTTTCACCTAAATTGAAAGAAGTAATAGATCAGCATTTAAAAAATATAGATTATAAAAAAATGTCATCTTTTGGGGAATTTTATCTTTTAGATAAAAATAGTGGAGTAGAACTTGAGAAACAATATAGAGAAAAATATTATACTTTTGACAGTCCATTTATAAAATTAAATCCATATGGAAGAACACCACTTTCTGCAATAGTAAAAATAGAAAATGAAGCTGCAGGAAAAGATATAACAGTAACTATTGAAGGAAAAGAAGGAAGTCCAGATTACACTTATAAAACAAAAGTAAGGGTAAATGGAGAAATTCTAATAATAGGATTATACCCTAAAGCTGTAAATAAAATATCTTTAAAAATGAATAATGGGGGTATTTTAAAAAATAAAAATATTACAATAGAAACATCACTGATTGATGACAGCCTTCCAGCAGTTGTGATAGAAAAAAAAGTAGATGGAAGTATAGAGCAGGGAATGAATCTTGTATCATTCAATACTAAAGATGAATCACTTCCATTTATATTTGATTCTAATGCAAATATCAGATATCTTTTAATAGTTTCTCCTGTTATAAAAAAATCTCTTCTTGATAGAAATGAAAGAGGAAACTGGGAAGCAATAGATGATAATCTTATTTTTGAATTTGATATACTTGGTAAAATAATAAACATTCAAGATAATAATAGAATAAAATTAGATGAAAATTGGAAAAATGGAGTGCTGTTTAGAAATAATCAATATCTTCCAAAAAAGAATAATATTCTTATAGTTTATGGATTTAGTGATAAAGCCTATCCTAGCGGAGTTTTTTCTGAAATAGGAAAAGATAGCGGGCATGAGCTTTTTAAAGCAAGACTTTATTATGATAAAAATAGTTTTGAAGACAATAGTATATTATCAGGAAAAAGAATAGAACTTTTTCAAGAATAA